The Acidobacteriota bacterium genome window below encodes:
- the rsmH gene encoding 16S rRNA (cytosine(1402)-N(4))-methyltransferase RsmH, with amino-acid sequence MVSAVLTPDTLSVSRRDHVPVLAEPAVSSLITDPAGTYVDGTVGLGGHALRIAGRLEDPGRLIAVDRDEAALAEAKKRLKFFGERVTFFRDNFRNVPLILNRLGIQRIHGLLLDLGVSSLQLDDPERGFSFQADGPLDMRMDRSRKTCAADLVNGLPESELADLFYRFGEERRSRAIARRIAEARAVRRLNSTLELASLVESVIGRPPNSRIHPATRVFQALRIAVNEELEKLGEFLEEAAGVLVPGGRLVVISFHSLEDRIVKNTFRRLEGRCVCRMPVGLCRCPRAAQARVLTPKPREADEDEVARNPRCRSARMRVLEKLPRQAAGAPGAEPPRVR; translated from the coding sequence ATGGTGAGCGCCGTCCTGACCCCCGACACCCTCTCCGTCAGCCGTCGGGACCACGTTCCCGTCCTGGCGGAGCCCGCGGTCTCCTCCCTGATCACGGACCCGGCAGGGACTTACGTGGACGGGACCGTCGGTCTCGGCGGTCACGCGCTCCGCATCGCGGGGCGGCTCGAGGACCCCGGCCGTCTCATCGCGGTGGACCGGGACGAGGCGGCACTGGCGGAGGCGAAGAAGCGGCTGAAGTTCTTCGGTGAGCGCGTGACCTTCTTCCGGGACAACTTCCGCAACGTGCCGCTGATCCTCAACCGTCTCGGGATCCAGCGGATCCACGGGCTGCTGCTGGACCTGGGCGTCTCCTCCCTGCAGCTGGACGACCCGGAGCGCGGGTTCTCCTTCCAGGCGGACGGCCCCCTGGACATGCGGATGGACCGCTCCCGAAAGACCTGTGCGGCGGACCTGGTGAACGGGCTTCCGGAGTCGGAGCTGGCGGACCTCTTCTACCGCTTCGGGGAGGAGCGGAGGTCCCGGGCGATCGCGCGGAGGATCGCCGAGGCCCGGGCCGTCCGGCGGTTGAACTCCACCCTGGAGCTGGCCTCCCTGGTGGAGAGCGTGATCGGCCGCCCGCCGAACAGCCGGATTCACCCCGCCACGCGGGTGTTCCAGGCCCTTCGGATCGCGGTCAACGAAGAGCTGGAGAAACTGGGCGAATTCCTGGAGGAGGCGGCCGGCGTCCTCGTCCCGGGGGGGCGCCTGGTGGTGATTTCCTTCCACTCCCTCGAGGACCGGATCGTGAAGAACACCTTCCGCCGCCTCGAGGGGCGCTGCGTCTGCCGGATGCCGGTCGGGCTGTGCCGGTGCCCCCGTGCGGCCCAGGCGCGGGTGCTGACCCCCAAGCCCCGCGAGGCGGACGAGGATGAGGTGGCCCGCAACCCCCGATGCCGGAGCGCCCGGATGCGGGTGCTCGAAAAGTTGCCGCGGCAGGCCGCCGGCGCCCCCGGCGCCGAACCGCCGCGGGTTCGCTAA
- the ychF gene encoding redox-regulated ATPase YchF translates to MKTGIVGLKQVGKTTIFNLLTGATAGTGASARPEVNTGTARVPDERVDRLSALYRPVRTTWATAQYVDMPGVAAGDMKESTFLAGLRAADALAHVVRTFQDEAVPHPAGGVDPSRDMVNIELEMIFADLFQAERRLERLEKDLKKFKDKDLQAEFDLLVRFKAHLEAERPLRELEITPEEDKRVRGFTFLSQKPILHILNLDESETGHLADAAARFGVETWAAKPGVVVTGVCGKIEEEISRLSPEDAQVFMADLGIAESGLHRLVRENYRLLGLISFFTVGEDEVRAWSIRRGTPAQRAAGTIHTDLEKGFIRAEVVRCEDLLKHGSIHALKEKALFRLEGKEYVVQDGDVMHVRFNV, encoded by the coding sequence GTGAAAACCGGAATCGTCGGACTCAAGCAGGTGGGCAAGACCACCATATTCAACCTTCTGACAGGGGCGACGGCCGGAACGGGCGCGTCGGCACGGCCCGAGGTCAACACGGGGACGGCCCGGGTGCCGGACGAACGGGTGGACCGGCTCTCCGCCCTCTACAGGCCGGTCCGGACCACCTGGGCCACGGCCCAGTACGTGGACATGCCCGGCGTGGCGGCGGGGGACATGAAGGAGAGCACCTTCCTGGCGGGTCTGCGTGCGGCGGACGCCCTCGCCCACGTGGTCCGGACCTTCCAGGACGAGGCCGTGCCGCACCCCGCGGGCGGGGTGGACCCTTCACGGGACATGGTGAACATCGAGCTGGAGATGATCTTCGCCGACCTCTTCCAGGCGGAGCGCCGCCTGGAGCGCCTGGAGAAGGACCTCAAGAAGTTCAAGGACAAGGACCTCCAGGCCGAGTTCGACCTCCTCGTGCGCTTCAAGGCGCACCTGGAGGCGGAAAGGCCCCTCCGGGAACTGGAGATCACCCCCGAGGAGGACAAGCGGGTCCGCGGCTTCACCTTCCTCTCCCAGAAACCGATCCTCCACATCCTCAACCTGGACGAGTCCGAGACGGGGCACCTCGCGGACGCCGCCGCCCGCTTCGGCGTGGAAACCTGGGCGGCCAAGCCCGGCGTCGTCGTCACCGGCGTCTGCGGCAAGATCGAGGAGGAGATCTCCCGGCTCTCCCCCGAGGACGCCCAGGTGTTCATGGCGGACCTGGGGATCGCGGAGTCCGGGCTCCACCGATTGGTGCGGGAGAACTACCGGCTGCTGGGCCTGATCTCGTTCTTCACCGTGGGGGAGGACGAGGTGCGTGCCTGGAGCATCCGCCGGGGGACCCCCGCGCAGCGCGCCGCCGGCACCATCCACACCGACCTGGAGAAGGGCTTCATCCGCGCCGAGGTGGTGCGCTGCGAGGACCTGCTCAAGCACGGCTCCATCCACGCCCTCAAGGAAAAGGCCCTCTTCCGCCTCGAGGGCAAGGAGTACGTGGTCCAGGACGGCGACGTGATGCACGTGAGGTTCAATGTGTAG